Below is a genomic region from Lysobacter terrestris.
AGGACGCGCACAACCGCGTGCTCGAGGCGCTGCATGTGCTGCGCCGCGCCGGCACCGAAATCGTCTACGTGCCCGGCAATCACGACCGTCCGGTGCGCCGCTTCTGCGGACTGGCGCTGCCGCGCATGACGATCCGCCGCCGCACCATCCACGTCACTGCCGACGGCCGCCGCCTGCTGGTGGTGCACGGCGACGACTACGACGCGGTGACGCACTTCGGCAGCCTGCAGGAGAAGTTCGGCGACTGGCTGTACTACCGCATCCTCACCGGCAACCGCGTGGTGAATGCGGTGCGCCAGCGCCTGGGCCTGCGTTACTGGTCGCTGGCCGAGTTCCTCAAGCGCCAGAGCGGCGCTGCCGAACGCTACATCGCCCGCTTCGTGCAGGCGGGGCTCGATGATGCGCAGCGGCGCGGCGTCGACGGCATCGTCTGCGGGCACATCCACCGCGCGGCGTTGTTCGAGCGCGACGGCTGCGTCTACGCCAACGACGGCGACTGGGTCGAGAGCCTGACCGCGCTCGCCGAGGATCCCGACGGCACCCTGCGCCTGCTGACGCACGCGGGCGAGACGCTGGCACAGCTGCCGCCGCGGCCGCGCGCGGCCCTGGCGGCGGCAGACTTGCCACGGGTTGCGTAAGCGTCGCAGCCGCAGCATGCAATGACGTGCTGTTCCGGAAGGCGATGTGGATCATCCCGACGGCTCGCTTGACTGCGCGTCATCCCGATCGGACTGCGCACGTGAGCGGATGCAATCACCGCGTCATGCCCGGGTGTTTGCCCCTTGCCGCTCGATCGTCGTCCGGTCGCGCATCGGCCACGCGTTTCGCGCCGTCGCCGCGATCGTGCGCGGGCAGTTTCGCCATGCGCGCGCGGACGTCGCGCACCCACGGGTGCCGCGGCCCCCAGCCTTCGTCGAAGATGCGTTCGGCCACCGCGTAGTGCGCGCGGGCTTCGGCGTAACGGCCCTGCTGCGCGCGCAGCTGGCCCATGCTGCGTTCGATGATGCCGCGGCGGACGTTGTTGCCGGGCAGGGTGCTGCGGGCGAGTTCCAGGCCTTCGCGAAGATACGGCTCGGCCTGCGCGGGCTCCTGCTTGCGCAGGTAGGCGCGGCCCATCGTGTCGAGCAGCAGGATGACGTAGGCCTGGCGGCGACGGCCGGTGCGATCGACCGACTCCAGCGCCTGCCGCAGCAGCGGGATCGCCGCATCGGGGCGGTCCAGCTCGACGTAGGCCTCGGCGACGCGGTTCATCGAGTAGTGCGTCCACTTGTGGTCGGCGCCCTGCACGCGGATGCGCTCGCGCAGGGCCTGCTGCAGCAGCGGCAGCGCCTTCGCCGGCTCGCCGCGCTCCAGCCGCACCAGCCCCAGGTAGTGCACCGCCGTCAGCGTGCGCGGGTGGCTGTCGCCGATGGTTTCGACCAGGCCTTCGTGGACGTGGGCGAACAGCGCGTCGGCTTCTTCCCAGTCGCCGCGCATCATCAGCATGTCGCCCAGCGACACCAGCCGCCACAGGTATTCGGGGTGGTTCGCGCCCAGTTGCTGGCGCGAGCGCAGCAGCGCGTTCTCCAGCGCGGCCATGGCCTCGTCCCAGCGGTTGGTTTCGGTGTACAGCTCCGCCAGCGTGGTATCGATCTCGGCGAGCGCTTCCGGCGCCTGCATCGAGTCGTTGCGCACCGCCTGCAGTTCGCGCAGGGCGGGTTCGAACTGGTCGGTTTCGTACAGCATCATCGCGTGCGCGCGGCGCACCCGCAGCGTGCGCGCGCTGGTGCGGCCCGCCTGCTGTTCCAGGGTCGGCAGCAGGGTGCGGTACACCTCTTCCGCGCGCTGGTACTGCGCATCGGAGGTCAGCGCCAGGGCGAGGTACTCGGCGGCTTCCAGGGTTTGCGGATGGGTCGGCCCGAGCGCGTTGCGCGCGTCCAGGTACGTGCGTTCCAACCGCGTCCGCGCCGCCTGCCAGTGGCCCTGGCCGAGCCAGGCGCGACCGATCGACAGGCCGATCTGCGCGCGCGCCGCGGGCTGGTCGGCGAAGCTTGCGTCGAGGCGCGCCTCGGCGCGCGTAAGCAGACCGGCCATGTCGCGGTCG
It encodes:
- a CDS encoding UDP-2,3-diacylglucosamine diphosphatase, with the translated sequence MNAPIATLAPRRRAVFVSDVHLGSKHCHAAELADFLATLRCDRLYLVGDIVDLWWLASRRATWKDAHNRVLEALHVLRRAGTEIVYVPGNHDRPVRRFCGLALPRMTIRRRTIHVTADGRRLLVVHGDDYDAVTHFGSLQEKFGDWLYYRILTGNRVVNAVRQRLGLRYWSLAEFLKRQSGAAERYIARFVQAGLDDAQRRGVDGIVCGHIHRAALFERDGCVYANDGDWVESLTALAEDPDGTLRLLTHAGETLAQLPPRPRAALAAADLPRVA
- a CDS encoding serine/threonine-protein kinase; this encodes MKPQDPGRRAPPSMHGVARVAFNLSTLRTDGRIKRAAATGRHDDDAPVLDLDDPEQRSFGDFELIERIGEGGMGSVYHARQASLDRDVALKLLSAGPWASDDFIAMFKYEAQSAARLHHPNIVGVYAIGEQEGLIYYAMELVRGETLDRCLDREHALSPKDAAVLTRTIAEAVDYAHRLGVLHLDLKPSNILLDRAGTPKIADFGLARRLGRGLSVENQHVLGTPSYMAPEQTDAQHGVLTPATDVWGLGTILYECVAGSPPFLAPTAAETLRLVREGRVRKLSRSADVHRDLEAICAKCLARSPQQRYVTARALADDLGRYLEGRPVRARPLNVWQRFGHWMRRDPALAFAVAGAGVALVAGIAATSLQWRRAERNATAAREVNRFINDDLLAIADPYRVDRDMAGLLTRAEARLDASFADQPAARAQIGLSIGRAWLGQGHWQAARTRLERTYLDARNALGPTHPQTLEAAEYLALALTSDAQYQRAEEVYRTLLPTLEQQAGRTSARTLRVRRAHAMMLYETDQFEPALRELQAVRNDSMQAPEALAEIDTTLAELYTETNRWDEAMAALENALLRSRQQLGANHPEYLWRLVSLGDMLMMRGDWEEADALFAHVHEGLVETIGDSHPRTLTAVHYLGLVRLERGEPAKALPLLQQALRERIRVQGADHKWTHYSMNRVAEAYVELDRPDAAIPLLRQALESVDRTGRRRQAYVILLLDTMGRAYLRKQEPAQAEPYLREGLELARSTLPGNNVRRGIIERSMGQLRAQQGRYAEARAHYAVAERIFDEGWGPRHPWVRDVRARMAKLPAHDRGDGAKRVADARPDDDRAARGKHPGMTR